CGAGGTCCGCCACGCCGCGGCTGCGGGCGACCTGGTCGTCGGTCTCGTGCCCGGTGCTCGGCACGAGCAGGGTGGGCAGGCCGACGGAGGCGTGCTCGTGCACCGCGTTGTAGCCCGCGGCCCCGACGGCGGCGTCGAACGCCCCGAGGAGCGGGGCCAGGGGGTAGACGTCGCGGAGCACGACGAGCGATCCGTCGTCCCCGGCGCTCGCGTCCGCGGCGTGCCGGGCGATCGCCTGCCGGGTCACCGCGACCTGCCACTCCGGTGCGGCGGCCCGCACGTGCTGCACGACGGTGCGCAGCAGGGTGGACACGTCGGCGTACGCCCCCGAGCCGGGCGCCAGCAGCAGGGCCGGTCGCCCGGGGTCGAGGCCGAGCCGCCCCCGCGCCTCGGCGCGGGGGAGCGACGGCAGCACGGAGGTCAGCGAGATCGGGGCCGTCCGGACCACCCCCGCCAGCCCGGCGGTCGGGCCGGCGTCGGCGGCACCCCCGACGTCACCCGGCTCGACGACGGCGTCGAAGTGCGGGGCGCGCGCGAGCCAGGCCGCCCCCACCCCGGGACGCCACATGCCGCGCCGTACCCAAACGAAGGCCGTGGCGGGGAGGGCCTGCCGGGCGCGGAGGAGGCCCGCGTAGGGCACGACGCCGTCGAAGGCCACGACGCGCGCGCCGGTCTCGGCGACGAGGGCGACGAGACGGTCCGCGACGTAGGGGTCCCAGTGCGTGCGCCAGGCGACCTTGGCGGCGCCGGCGCCCTGCCAGGGACTGGTGCGGCTGGGGCAGTACTCGAACCGCAGGCGCTCGGCCCCCGGGAGCCGACCGTCGGCGGCGGCGCGCGCGACCGTGGGCAGGGCGGCGGAGAGCGAGAGGAGGGTGACGTCCAGCCGGTCCGCCCCGGCGAGCGCGACCGTGACCTGCCGCGTGAGGTGGCCCATCCCCACGCCGTTGCTGGTGGCGAGCACGACGGGCACACGCATCTCGGCCATGGTCGGCGAGTCTAGGGTTCCCGGGACACCGGGGCAGCACGGCGGGAAGGGGAGAGCAGTGACGGAGCAGGAGGGACGCGCGCCGCTGCGCGTCGAGGAGCTGGCGGACGTGCCGGGCGCCGTCGGCTGGCGGGTCGAGGTCGTGGAGTCCTCCCCGTCGACGAATGCGGACCTCGCCGCCCGGGCCCGCGACGGCGCGCCCGGCGGGCTCGTGCTCGTCGCCGAGCACCAGACGGCCGGGCGGGGACGCATCGACCGCGCCTTCCACACGCCCGCGCGGGCGGCGCTCACCTTCTCCGTGCTGCTGCGTCCCGGCGTGCCGGCCCAGCACTGGCCGTGGCTCCCGCTCGTGACCGGGCTCGCCGCTCGCGGCGCCCTGGCCCGGCTGCACGGCGAGGTCGACGTCGCGCTGAAGTGGCCCAACGACGTGCTGGTCGCGCCGGCCGGCCGGTCGGAGGAGCCGGGCAAGGTCGCGGGCATCCTCGCCGAGCGGGTCGACACCCCCACCGGCCCGGCGGCCGTCATCGGCATCGGCATCAACACGGCGACCGGGCGCGAGGAGCTCCCCGTGCCCACGGCCGCGTCGCTCCGCACGGTGGGCGTCCCGGTGGCCGCGATCGACCGGACCGCCCTCCTGCGGGAGGTGCTGACCGACCTCTCCGCGCTCCTGGTGCGCTGGGAGCGCGGGGACCTCGCGGGCCTGCGGGCCTCGTACGCCGCGGCTTGCGCCACGGTCGGCCGACGCGTCCGCGTCGAGCTGCCCCAGGGCGACGCCCTCGTGGGGGACGCCGTGGACGTCGACGGCAGCGGCTGCCTCGTCGTGGAGGCCGACGGACGGCGGCACACCGTGGGCGCCGGCGACGTCATCCACGTGCGACCGGCCTGAGGTGGTGAGAGAATCACCACCGTGTCGTTCCCCGAGAGGCTCCTCAACCCCGGCGAGCACGTCGTCGTGAGCACCCGCACGCACGTCAAGGAGCTCTTCGGGCCCGCCGCCGTGCTGCTGCTCGTCGTCGCCCTGGGGGTCACGGCCACGGTCCTGCTGCCCGACCAGACCGCCGCGAACGTGCTCGAGATCCTCGTCTGGGTGGTCGTCGTGGCGACGGTCGTCTGGTTCGTGCTGCGCCCGCTGGTCGGGTGGCTGACGACGACCTACACCTTCACGAACCGCCGGTTCATCGCGCGATCCGGCTTCATCGCCAAGGAGGGCCGCACGATCCCGCTCAACCGCATCAGCGGGGTCGACTTCGAGATCGGCATCATCGACCGGATCTTCGGCTGCGGCACGCTGGTCGTCTCGGACGCGAGCGACCAGGGACGGGTGGAGCTGACCGACATCCCCCGCGTGGAGAAGGTGCAGCTGCTCGTCTCCGAGGAGCTGCACCGCATCTCCGGCGTGTCCCACGACGATGGCACCTGATCCCCAGGGGGCCGCGGCCCCCGGTCCCGACGGCCCGGAGGGGACCGAGCGGCCGACGGTCTTCGACCTCGAGCGCGCCATCCTCGGCGAGGTGCCGGTGTTCACTGCGCACGACCTCGACGAGGGCGGCATCCCCATCGCCGACGTCCGCCGGCTGTGGCGGGCCCTGGGCCTGCCGCTCAACGAGGAGTCGGTGACCTTCACGGGGGCCGACGCGACGACGATGGGCGCCCTCCTCGACGCGGTGGACCGCGGCGGCATCCCCATGGACGCGGCCGTCAACCTCACGCGCGCGATCGGCCAGACCATGGCCCGGCTCGCCGACTGGGAGATCTCGGTGCTCGTGCCGCTGGTCGAGGCGATCGAGGCCGGACCGGGTTCCTCCACCGGCCGCCTGGGCGCCGCCACCCAGCTCGTCGAGGAGCTGAGCGACGTCTTCGAGCGCGTCATGGTGAACGCCTGGCGTCGCCACCTCGCCGCGGCCGCGAGCCGCATGGAGGGGGTCGACGAGCTCGACGAGGAGGCCGACACCTGGCAGATCACCGTCGGGTTCGCCGACCTCGTGAGCTTCACCGCCCTGTCCAACGAGCTCGACGAGGGGCGCATCGGCGACCTCGTCGAGCTGTTCGAGTCGCGGTGCCACGACGTGGTGCAGGGCCACCACGGCCGCATCATCAAGTCGCTCGGCGACTCGGTGCTCTTCGTCAACGACGACCCGCTCCGGGCCTACGAGACGGCCGAGGGGATCATCAAGGTGATCGGGCGCGATGCGCGGATGCCCGACGTCCACGTCGGGATGGCGACGGGCCACGTGGTGACCCGGATGGGCGACGTGTTCGGGCCGCCGGTCAACCTGGCGTCGCGGCTCACCAACATCGCGCGCCGCAACCGCATCATCCTCGACCAGGCGACGGCCGACCTGCTGCCCGCCCGGGAGTTCGAGAGCCGTCGGCTCCCGGCTCGACCGGTCCGCGGCTTCGGCCTCCTGGAGCCGGTCACCGTGCGCCGCACGTGAGCACGCTCACCGCGAAGGCAAAATTTCGCTCGTTCGCCCCACCTCGACGCGCGGGCGTTCCTACCGTGAGCCCGTGTTCGTCGTCCAGGGTGTGCGCCTCGACCCCGACACGCGCCGGGCGTGGTCCGGCGACGTGGAGGTGACCCTGTCGCGCAAGGAGTTCGACCTGCTCCACGCGCTCATCGCGCGCGCGGGCGAGGTCGTGACGCGCGAGGAGCTCATGCGCACCGTGTGGCAGACCACCTTCTGGACGTCGTCGAAGACCATCGACGTCCACCTCGGCTGGCTCCGGCGCAAGCTGGGCGACGACAGCCGAGCGCCGCACCTGATCACGACGGTGCGGGGCAAGGGCCTCCGCTTCGAGCTGGCCCCGCCCGTGCGCGCCGAGGAGCGCGTGCCCTCCTAGCGCGCCCTGTTTGGGCCGGGATGGGCCGCTGTGGCAGGTTAGGCGCGGCCGTCCGTCGGACGGGCCCCGCCCGGCCGCGTCCGGGCCGCGTCGCCGAGCTGGAGAGGGAGCCGATGCGCACAGCCGCCGTGGTGCTCAACTACGGAGACCCCAGCGACACCCTGGAGTGCGTCGAGAGCCTCGAGCTCTCCGACGACCTCGACATCGACCTCTACGTCGTCGACAACGGCCCGGCCGACGCCCGGCACGAGGCGCTGCGCGACGCGATCGGCGACCGGGGCCAGGTGATCGCCACCGGCGAGAACCTCGGCTACGCGGGCGGCAACAACGTCGGGGTCCGCCGGGCGCTGGAGACGGACGTCGACCTCGTCTGGATCCTCAACCCCGACACCCGGGTGAAGCGGCGCACCCTGCCGACGCTCAAGGAGCACATGGCGGCCTACCCGGACTGCGGCGTGGTCAGCGCCCGCATCCTCTACGGCCCGCCCGGCAACCGCATCTGGTTCGACGGGGCCACGATCGACCGCACGACCGGGGCCACGTCCCACATGAACAACGGCAAGAGCACCGACGCGGTCGGGGGTCGCAAGATCCTCGACGTCGGCTACGTCACCGGCGCGGCGCCCCTCATCCGGCGCACGACGCTGGAGCGCGTCGGCTTGCTGCCGGAGCACTACTTCCTCTACTTCGAGGAGACGCACTGGTGCGTCACGGTGCAGGAGGCCGGCTGGCGCACGATGGTCAACCGCGACGCCGAGATGGTGCACCTCAAGCGCTCCAGCGGCGTGCTCCCGCAGCCGTACTACGTCTACTACATGACCCGGAACCGCTACGGGTTCGCGCGCGACGCCCTCCGCATCGACCCCGAGGCGGCCATGGCGCACCACCAGATGACGTTCCTCGACCCGTGGCGGGCCAAGGTCGCCGACAAGGCTCCCGCGTGGCTGGACCGCTTCGACGAGCTCGTCGAGATGGGCCGCGCGGACGCCGTGGCGGGCCGCTTCGGTCGCAACGACGCGGTGACGACCTTCCCGACCGCGGAGTCGACGCTTGCCGCTGGCTGACGACGGGGCCCGCGACGGGGCCCGCGCGGAGGCCCGCGCCGAGGCGGTCCACCGGCTCCTGCCGGCGGCGGCCGCCCGGGTGCGCGTGCTGGGCGACCAGGACGTCGCCCACGCCCTCACGACGCTGCTCCGGACCGAGCGCCCGGGGGTCACGGTGCTGTCCGACACCCCGTCCGCGGAGCCGTCCGACGTCGTCGTGCTGGCCCTCGCGGGACCGGGCGGCGCGGGCGTCGACCTGCCGCGCGCCCTCGACCGCCTGCGCGCGGGAGGGCTCCCGCCGGGCGGTACGCTCCTCGTCTGTGTCGACCCGGTGCTCGGGCCCGACGTGCACGCGGAGCTGCTGGCCGGCACCGCGGCGTACGCGGAGACCGTCACCATCGGCGCGGACGGTGTCCACCGCCGCACCACCCACCAGCTCCGGCGCCTGCTGGAGCGGCACGGGTTCGCGGTGACGGGCCGGTGCCGGGTCACCACGACCGGCGACGCGACCGGCGACCGTGCCGACCTCGAGCAGCACCACCACGAGCCAGAGACCGACCAGGAGAGGATCCGAGGCGCCATGCCTGAGCTGTCCGACGACGAGAACACCGCCGAGACCGTCGTGTCCGCGACCCCGGCCGCCGCGGGAGGTGCCGGTCGGGACGAGGAGTGGCAGCAGCTCTTCGACTCCCGCGAGCGCCTCCGCGCCCAGGTCGCCCAGCTCGAGCGGGAGCTGGAGACGGTGCGGTCCCTGCTGGTCGCCGAGCGCGCCCACTTCCAGTCCGAGCTCCGCCTCGGCGCCGCCGAGGTCTCGGGGATGCAGAGCGAGATCGAGCGGCACCTCGAGAGCCGTGTCGCGATCCAGAAGCAGCTCGACAAGTGGCAGCGCGAGTACGAGCGGCTCGTCAGCGTCGACGGCAAGCCGCTGGCGGTCAAGGTCGCCTACCGGCGTGCCCGGCGCCGTGCTGCGGACGTCGTGCGCTCCGACCCGCGCCTCGAGCGTGCGGCGCGCCGGGTGCTGGACCGCGTCCGGAGCCGTTGATGTCCGCCCGCACGCTGACGCCCGCCCGGCGAGCGGCCTACGACGCGCTCGTCGCCGGCGAGCACGCCACCGGCGAGCTGCCCACCATCGCCTTCTGCGTCTACACCGACGACCTCGACGAGGGCCGCGGTGACATCTACGTGGCCGCCGGCATGGGCCTCGAGCTGGTGCGGCTCGGCCACGGCGTCCGGCTCGTCCCCAAGTGGGACTGGTCGACGATCGACGACGCCGACGTGGTCGTCGCGATGCTGCCCGACCTCGACCCCTCCGTGCTCCGCGCCGGGGTCCGCCGCGTGGCCTGGGTGCGCAACGAGGTCGAGCGGTGGTGCCGCATGGGCTCCCTGCGCGGCTACCACCAGGTCTTCGCGTCCTCGACGATGGCTGCGGAGCGGCTCGCGCAGGTGACTGACCGGGTCTGGCCCGAGGCGCTGCCGATCGCCGCCGACGAGCAGCTCTTCGTGCTGCCCGAGCCCGGCACGACCCGGCGGGCGACCGCGGTCACCACCGCCAACTTCTGGGGCTCGCTGCGCGACGTGCACAAGGTGCTCGTCTCCCTGCCGTCCGACGCCGACGTCCTCATGTACGGCGAGGCCCGCCGCGCCCCGGCCCGACTGCGCCGCTGGCACGGCGGCGTGCGGTCCTACTTCGACCTGCCGGCCGTCTACGGCGAGCACGCCTACGTCATCGACGACGTCAACCGCTCCAACGTCGGCTTCGGCGCCCTCAACTCGCGGCTCTACGAGAGCGCCGCCTCGGGCGCGCTGCCCATCGTCAACACGCGGCTCGGCCTGGAGGAGCAGGGCTTCGGCCACCTGCCGACCTACCGGGACGCGCGGGAGCTCTCCGAGGTGCTCACGGAGCTCCGCGCCGACCCCGCGCGCACCGCGCTCCTCGCGGAGCAGACCCGCAACGTCGTGCTCGAGCGCCACACCTGGACGACGCGGGCGCGGCAGTTCACCGCGGCGCTCGCCGAGGGCGAGGCCCGGTACGACGCCCCCCCGGCGCCGCGGGCCGTGCACTTCTTCCCGGACTACTCCAACAACCCCTACCAGCGGATGCTGTTCTCGGGGCTGGACGCCGAGGGCGGCTACCCCGTGCCCGTGACGGACGCGCTGGGCCACCTCAAGACGCGCGTCGCGGCGCCCGGCGCGCCGGGCATCCTCAACATCCACTGGACCGACCCGATCCTCCAGCCGTCCCGGGGACCCTTCACGGCTCGGCTCGTGCTCGACGACTTCGCGGCGACGCTCCGGGAGTTCAAGGCGAAGGGCGGTCACCTGATCTGGACCGTCCACAACGTGCTGCCGCACGAGGGCAAGTTCCAGTGGGGCGAGATCGAGCTGGCCCAGCTGCTGGCCGACGAGGCCGACGCGGTCCACCTCCTGTCGGAGGAGACGATCGAGCAGGCTGCGCCGTTCTACCGGATCGAGCCGTCGAAGGCCGTCGTCATCGAGCACTCGAGCTACGACGGCGTCTACCCGACGTGGGTCTCCCGGGCGGGCGCCCGCGCCCGCCTCGGCATCCAGCCGGGGGAGCGCGCGATCATCGCCCTCGGCGGCGTGCGTCCCTACAAGGGCCTCGACCGCCTCGTCTCGGTCTTCGACGAGCTGCGCCAGGACGACCCGTCGCTGCGTCTGCTCATCGCGGGCCGCCCGGGTCGCCTGGCGCGCTCCGCCCGGTTCGAGGCGCAGTGCCTCGCCGACCCGCGGATCGTCGCGAAGTTCGAGTTCGTGCCCGACGACCAGCTCCAGGTGTGGATGAAGGCCGCGGACCTCGCCGTCCTGGCCTACCGCAACATCCTCAACTCGGGCTCGTTCCTGCTGTCGCAGACCTTCGGTCTGCCGGTGGTGGCCCCGCGGGCCGGCGCGATCGCGGCGTTCGACGGCCGCCCCCAGGTGCGGCTGTTCGAGCCGAAGGACGACGACTCGCTGGCGACCGCCATCAAGGCGGCCCTCGACGAGATCCTGGCCGACCCGACGGCCACCCAGGAGGCGCGCGCGGCCGCCGCTGCGCTCGCCGCCGAGCGCTCCCCGGAGCGCATGGGCCGGCAGTTCGCGTCGCTCGTCTCCGGCATCGATGTCTGAGCGCGCCCCCCGGCTCGCCGTCATCGGCGGCGGCCAGCTCGCCCGCATGATGGCCGAGCCGGCCGCCGCCCTCGGCGTACCGCTCCGGCTGCTCGCCGAGGGTCCCGACGTGTCCGCGGCGCAGGTCATCCCCGACCAGCGGGTGGGCGACCACCGCGACCTCGAGGACCTGCGGGCTGTGACCGCCGGGTGCGTGGCCGTCACGTTCGACCACGAGCACGTGCCCACCGAGCACCTCCGGGCCCTCGCGGCGGACGGCGTCGCCGTACGGCCGGGTCCGGACGCGCTCGTGCACGCCCAGGACAAGTCCGTCATGCGGCGCCGGCTCGCGGAGCTGGGCGTGCCCTGCCCGCGCAACGCGGTGGTGGCCTCGCCGGCCGAGGTCGCGGAGTTCGGCCTGCCCTGCGTGCTCAAGACCACCCGCGGCGGCTACGACGGCAAGGGCGTCTGGGTCGTCCGCGAGCTCGCCGACGCCGACGCCGCCTTCGCGGCGGCCCGGGAGGCGGGCGTCGAGGTGCTCGCCGAGGAGCTCGTCGACTTCGTGCGCGAGCTCTCCGCGCTGGTGGCCCGCTCGCCGAGCGGTCAGGCCGCGGCGTACCCCGTCGTCGAGACGGTGCAGCGCGACGGGATCTGCCACGAGGTGACCGCCCCGGCCCCGGACCTCGCCGAGGGCCTCGCCACGCACGCGCAGGAGATCGCACTGCGGGTCGCCGGCGAGCTGGGGGTCGTGGGGATCCTCGCGGTGGAGCTGTTCGAGACCGCGGACGGGCGCGTGCTGGTGAACGAGCTGGCCATGCGGCCCCACAACACGGGCCACTGGACGCAGGACGGCGCGGTGACGTCGCAGTTCGAGAACCACCTGCGCGCCGTGCTCGACCTGCCGCTGGGCTCGCCCGCCCCCCGCGCGCGGTGGAGCGTCATGGTCAACATCCTCGGCTCGGCGAGCGTCGACCCGGCGACGGCGGGTCGGCTCTACGACGGCTACCCCCACGCGCTGGCGCGCGACCCGGGACTGCGGGTGCACCTCTACGGCAAGGACCTGCGGCCCGGCCGCAAGGTCGGCCACGTCAACGTCTACGGCGACGACCTCGAGGAGTGCCGCGAGCGCGCCCGCCACGCGGCGGCCTGGTTCGCGGGCGACCTCGGCAACGAGAGCGAGTGAGATGAGCGAGTCCACCGGGCGTCCCGCCCCCCGCGTCGGCATCGTGATGGGGTCGGACTCCGACTGGCCCGTCATGGAGGCGGCGGCCACCGCGCTGGCCGAGTTCGACGTGCCCTTCGAGGCCGACGTCGTCTCGGCCCACCGGATGCCCGACGAGATGCTGGCCTACGGCCGGGAGGCCCACGGTCGTGGCCTCGCGGCGATCATCGCCGGCGCCGGCGGTGCCGCGCACCTGCCGGGGATGCTCGCGGCCGTGACACCGCTGCCGGTGATCGGCGTACCGGTGCCGCTCCGCTACCTCGACGGCATGGACTCGCTGCTGTCCATCGTGCAGATGCCCGCCGGGGTGCCCGTCGCCACCGTCGCTGTCGGCAACGCCCGCAACGCGGGGCTGCTGGCCGTGCGGATCCTGGCCGCGACCGACCCGGCGCTCGCAGAGCGGATGGTCGCCTTCCAGGCCTCGCTGCGCGACGCCGCGCACGCGAAGGGCGAGGTCGTGCGGTCGGCGTCGTCCGTCGGCACGCCGCGCGCCGGCTTCTGACGGAGCGGGATCCGCGGCGGGGCGTCAGCCCCGCCGGCTCCACTCGATGGCGGGGCAGGTGTCCATGACGGCCACCAGCCCGGCGGCCCGGGCACGGTCGATCGCGTCCTGGTCGACGACGCCGAGCTGCAGCCACACGCCCTTCGCCCCGACGGCGATCGCCTCGTCGACGACCGCGCCCGCGAACTCGGAGCGCCGGAAGACGTCGACCACGTCGATCGGGAACGGCACGTCGGCCAGGCTCGCGTAGCCCTGCTCGCCGTGCACCGTCGGCGCCTTCGGGTGCACGGGCACGATGCGCTTGCCGCGTTGCTGGAGCAGCTGCGCGATGCGCCACGCCGTGCGGCTCGGGTCTTCCGAAAGGCCCACGACCGCCCAGGTCTCGAGCTCGTCGAGCATGAGGGCGACGGCGGCCGGGTCCTGGGCTCCGGGGTCGGTGCCGGAGGCGCTCATCGGGCGTCCCCGAAGACGTCGGGGACGCGCGAGGCGGGCGCCTCGAACACGGGGTCGCGCTTCTCGAGGAACGCGGCCACGCCCTCCTTGCCGTCCGCGACGGAGGCGTAGAACATCGCCAACGAGTCGGCCCGGTGGGCGTCCACCGGGTGCGGGGCCCCGGCGCCGCGGTAGAGGAGCTGCCGGGCGAGCGCCACGCCGTACGGGGAGCGGTTGCGGGTGAACCGGCGCGCCAGCTCGTACGCCGCGGGGAGGAGGTCCTCCGGCTCGTGCACCGACCGCACGAGCCCGCCCTCGAGGAGCTCGGCGGGCTCGAGGATGTCGGCGGTGTAGACCCACTCCAGGGCCCGGGGCAGGCCGACGAGGCGGGGGAGGAACCACGAGGAGCAGGCCTCGGGCACGATGCCGATGCGTCCGAAGACGAAGCCGACGCGGGCCTTCGTGGAGACCAGCCGCACGTCCATCGGCAGCGTCATCGTGGCCCCGATGCCCACGGCCGCGCCGTTGATGGCGGCGATGACCGGCTTGCGGCAGTCGAAGATCGCGAGCGAGACCCGGCCGCCGGTGTCGCGGACGCCGTCGCGGATCTCGGGGGCGTCGAAGCGGTCGACGAGGTCCTGCGGCGTGGGTGCGAGGGACTCGTCGAGGCCGAAGACGTTGCCCTCGCGGGTCAGGTCCATGCCGGCGCAGAAGGCGCGGCCCGCTCCCGTCACGACGACGGCGCGCACCTCGTCGTGGTCGTTGACGCGGCGGAACGCGTCCTCCAGCTCGTCGGCCATCGTCACGGTGAACGAGTTGAGCGCGTCGGGGCGGTCGAGGGTGAGCGTGAGGATGCCGTCGTCGTCGACGGACCAGGAGAGCGTCTCGTAGCGCGGGGCGTCGGGGATGGTCACGGGATCAGGGCTCCAGTCCGGTCGCGGTGCAGAGGTCGTCGGTGATGCTGTCGGTCTCGTTGGTGGCGATGGCCTCGAAGAGGGCCGTGGAGCGCGCCTCGTCCCACGACTCGGCGGACGAGTCGGCGAGGGGCACGGTGCAGTTGCGCGCGCCACCGCCGATGGCCCGCAGGGCGAGCCCCATCCGGGCGGCCTCGACGACGTTCGTCTGCTCGTCGACGGCGATGAAGGAGGTCGCGGCGACGTTGAGCCCGACGTAGCGCCACGGCAGCAGCACGTTGAGCGGGTTGGCGGCCTTGCTGCCCACCGCCGACACCACCTCGCGCTGGTTCTGCACGCGGTCGAGGTCGGAGCGGACGAGGGGGCACTCCGGCGGCCCGTTCTTGGAGCAGCGGGCGCGGGAGTAGTTGAGGGCCGTGGTGCCGTCGACCTCCTGGCAGCCGGCCGGGATGTCGAGGTGCGCCCCGTCGTCCTTGATGGCGTCCTTCGGGCAGATCTCGATCCCGCCGATGGCGTCGACGACCTGCGCGACGCCACCCATGCCGATCTCGGCGTAGTGGTCGATGCGGATTCCGGTGTTCTGCTCGATGGTCTGCACGAGGTACTGGGCCCCCGCGTCACCGCCGCCGCCCTCGGCGAAGACGGCGTTGATCTTGCTGGATCCGCCGTCGGGCAGGTCGACGAAGGTGTCCCGGGGGAACGACACGACCACCGGCTGCCCGCCGCCGGTGTGGATCATGATGATCGTGTCGGTGCGGTCGCCGCCGACGTCGCCCGTGCCGAGCGTGCGGCGCTCCTCGTCGCTGAGGCCCGCGCGCGAGTCGCTGCCGACGACGAGGTAGGTCGTGCCCGGCTGCTCGCCCGGTCGGTCGCCCGTCGGCATCGCGTCGATCCGCTCGACGTTGTTCCACGCCCAGATCGGCACGGCGACGAGGAAGACCAGCCACAGCACGAGGAGCAGCAGGAGCACCCGCAGGACGGGGAACCGTCGCCGCCGGCGCGGGGCGCCGGCAGCGGAACGTCCGGGGGCGCGACCCGGGGGCGGGCCCGGGGGCGGCACCGGCGGGCGCTGCGGCGACCGCGGCGGGGGCGTCGCTCGACGGCGCCCCTGCGGGGGCGAGGACGGCGGTGGGGGAGCGGGGTAGAGGCCGTGGTCGTCGCCCGTGGCCATCAGCCGGGTGGCCTCGTCCTCGTCCCGCGCGGCCCGGCGCCGCGGCTCCGTCGGCTGGGGGCCGCGGTTGCCGCCGGAGCCGTAGAGCCACTCGTACTCGGGCGTGCCCTCGCGGGGGCGGCCGCCGGACTGACCGTCTGACATGAGGGGGACGCTACCGCGCCGTCCTCCGGCGTGGCGTCACCGCTGGGACCGGTGTGGCTGGTGGGATGCACCACGCAGCCAACGTCTCTTCCCCGGCGAGAAAGGTCTGCCATGTCCCCCACGGACCCCTCGGCACCGTCGCGTCCGCACCCCGCGCGGGCCTCGGCGACCCCGGCCGACGACGCTCGGGCTCGCGGTGCGCGCGCCCCCCGCGCCGTACGGGCCGGTCGGACCACGCACGAGCGCGCCCAGGGCGTGCACCTGCGGCGGGCCCTGACGCTGCTGTTGATGACGCTGGTGCTGCCGGGCTCGGCCCAGCTCGTCGCCGGCAACAAGCGCGTCGGGCGGGTGGCGCTGCGGGTCTGGTTCGGGCTGCTCGCCCTCGTCCTCCTGGTCGCCCTCGTGGCGTCGGTCTGGAACGGCCTGCTGCTCAAGCTCGGCGCCAACATGGACCTCCTCGGCGTCATCAGGTTGGCGCTCGTCGTGCTCGCGGTCGCGTGGGCCGCCCTCTTCGTCGACGCCTGGCGGATCGCGGCGCCGGGAGCACTGCAGCGGCGGCAGCGGGTCGCCCTCGTCACGCTCAACGGCGTCCTCTGCTTCTCCGTGGTCGGTGGTCTGCTCTTCTCCGCCCACGCGATCGAGGTCGGACGCGGCTTCGTCACCAGCGTCTTCACCGGCGAGGAGGTCACCGAGCCGACCGCCGGTCGCTACAACGTGCTGCTGATCGGCGCGGACGCGGGGGAGGGGCGCATCGGGCTGCGCGCCGACTCGATGACGGTGGCGAGCATCGACCAGGAGTCGGGCCGCACCGTGCTCATCTCGCTCCCGCGCAACATGCAGAAGTTCCCCTTCCGCGAGGGCTCGGTCATGGACGAGCAGTTCCCGGACGGCTTCGACTGCGAGGGCTGCTACCTCAACGGCGTCACCACGTGGGCGACCGACCACCCCGACCTCTTCGGCCTCCCGGCGGACGCCAGCCACGGCGAGCTCTTCGACGCCGGCATGGACGCCACCATCTCGGCGATCGAGGGCGTCACGGACCTCGACGTGAACTACTGGGCCATGGTCGACATGCGGGGCTTCGAGGACCTCGTCGACGCCGTCGGC
This Nocardioides alkalitolerans DNA region includes the following protein-coding sequences:
- a CDS encoding 5-(carboxyamino)imidazole ribonucleotide synthase, whose translation is MSERAPRLAVIGGGQLARMMAEPAAALGVPLRLLAEGPDVSAAQVIPDQRVGDHRDLEDLRAVTAGCVAVTFDHEHVPTEHLRALAADGVAVRPGPDALVHAQDKSVMRRRLAELGVPCPRNAVVASPAEVAEFGLPCVLKTTRGGYDGKGVWVVRELADADAAFAAAREAGVEVLAEELVDFVRELSALVARSPSGQAAAYPVVETVQRDGICHEVTAPAPDLAEGLATHAQEIALRVAGELGVVGILAVELFETADGRVLVNELAMRPHNTGHWTQDGAVTSQFENHLRAVLDLPLGSPAPRARWSVMVNILGSASVDPATAGRLYDGYPHALARDPGLRVHLYGKDLRPGRKVGHVNVYGDDLEECRERARHAAAWFAGDLGNESE
- a CDS encoding LCP family protein, translated to MSPTDPSAPSRPHPARASATPADDARARGARAPRAVRAGRTTHERAQGVHLRRALTLLLMTLVLPGSAQLVAGNKRVGRVALRVWFGLLALVLLVALVASVWNGLLLKLGANMDLLGVIRLALVVLAVAWAALFVDAWRIAAPGALQRRQRVALVTLNGVLCFSVVGGLLFSAHAIEVGRGFVTSVFTGEEVTEPTAGRYNVLLIGADAGEGRIGLRADSMTVASIDQESGRTVLISLPRNMQKFPFREGSVMDEQFPDGFDCEGCYLNGVTTWATDHPDLFGLPADASHGELFDAGMDATISAIEGVTDLDVNYWAMVDMRGFEDLVDAVGGVELNVRGRIPIGGVGAPISGYIEPGVQQLDGYRALWFARSRADSDDYSRMARQKCVMSAMLQQMDPTTVLTSFGQIADAGANMLETSIPPGEVDRFVDLALKARNEPISTVSIVPPAVNTADPDMDVVHQMIAAGIAGDTAEEAPAAPTTDAAAGSGGSGSGSGSGSGGSGGGEAAAPDTVTGGSIGSRDEGYSANETSDLGSAC
- a CDS encoding crotonase/enoyl-CoA hydratase family protein; protein product: MTIPDAPRYETLSWSVDDDGILTLTLDRPDALNSFTVTMADELEDAFRRVNDHDEVRAVVVTGAGRAFCAGMDLTREGNVFGLDESLAPTPQDLVDRFDAPEIRDGVRDTGGRVSLAIFDCRKPVIAAINGAAVGIGATMTLPMDVRLVSTKARVGFVFGRIGIVPEACSSWFLPRLVGLPRALEWVYTADILEPAELLEGGLVRSVHEPEDLLPAAYELARRFTRNRSPYGVALARQLLYRGAGAPHPVDAHRADSLAMFYASVADGKEGVAAFLEKRDPVFEAPASRVPDVFGDAR
- a CDS encoding LCP family protein → MSDGQSGGRPREGTPEYEWLYGSGGNRGPQPTEPRRRAARDEDEATRLMATGDDHGLYPAPPPPSSPPQGRRRATPPPRSPQRPPVPPPGPPPGRAPGRSAAGAPRRRRRFPVLRVLLLLLVLWLVFLVAVPIWAWNNVERIDAMPTGDRPGEQPGTTYLVVGSDSRAGLSDEERRTLGTGDVGGDRTDTIIMIHTGGGQPVVVSFPRDTFVDLPDGGSSKINAVFAEGGGGDAGAQYLVQTIEQNTGIRIDHYAEIGMGGVAQVVDAIGGIEICPKDAIKDDGAHLDIPAGCQEVDGTTALNYSRARCSKNGPPECPLVRSDLDRVQNQREVVSAVGSKAANPLNVLLPWRYVGLNVAATSFIAVDEQTNVVEAARMGLALRAIGGGARNCTVPLADSSAESWDEARSTALFEAIATNETDSITDDLCTATGLEP
- a CDS encoding CoA-binding protein, whose translation is MSASGTDPGAQDPAAVALMLDELETWAVVGLSEDPSRTAWRIAQLLQQRGKRIVPVHPKAPTVHGEQGYASLADVPFPIDVVDVFRRSEFAGAVVDEAIAVGAKGVWLQLGVVDQDAIDRARAAGLVAVMDTCPAIEWSRRG
- the purE gene encoding 5-(carboxyamino)imidazole ribonucleotide mutase, which translates into the protein MSESTGRPAPRVGIVMGSDSDWPVMEAAATALAEFDVPFEADVVSAHRMPDEMLAYGREAHGRGLAAIIAGAGGAAHLPGMLAAVTPLPVIGVPVPLRYLDGMDSLLSIVQMPAGVPVATVAVGNARNAGLLAVRILAATDPALAERMVAFQASLRDAAHAKGEVVRSASSVGTPRAGF